One region of Megalopta genalis isolate 19385.01 chromosome 15, iyMegGena1_principal, whole genome shotgun sequence genomic DNA includes:
- the Dop1 gene encoding dopamine receptor, D1 isoform X1, with the protein MIDATHSCPAFLCSQNNVTEGEEEDLPEDASSLLSVLLVGFLFLVLIFLSVAGNILVCVAIYTDRGLRRIGNLFLASLAIADLFVGCLVMTFAGVNDLLGYWMFGPRFCDTWIAFDVMCSTASILNLCAISLDRYIHIKDPLRYGRWVTRRVAVAGIMIVWLLAALISFVPISLGLHRAGEEEAIVYDDGPEENPTCALDLTPTYAVVSSSISFYVPCIVMLGIYCRLYCYAQKHVKSIRAVTKLPDTSMAKSFRGKSTRNKPPKPPTKTKPTSPYHVSDHKAAITVGVIMGVFLICWVPFFCVNIVAAYCKTCISVRAFQVLTWLGYSNSAFNPIIYSIFNTEFREAFKRILTKGARARGNQPSTSECGEFRSVVVQKRNGSMIECNISPRSSADSCQVKSKRQRTRQQTNNVCRFNRSNETFEDLL; encoded by the exons ATGATCGACGCGACCCACTCATGCCCGGCTTTTCTCTGTTCGCAGAATAATGTGACAgaaggggaagaagaagatcTGCCTGAAGACGCTTCCTCGCTGTTGTCGGTGCTTCTAGTTG GTTTCCTCTTCCTGGTATTGATATTTTTATCCGTCGCGGGCAACATCCTCGTCTGCGTGGCCATTTACACGGACCGTGGGCTACGGAGGATAGGGAATCTGTTCCTCGCGTCCCTCGCGATCGCCGATCTGTTCGTCGGCTGTCTGGTGATGACGTTCGCCGGGGTCAACGATCTCCTCGGATATTGGATGTTCGGCCCGCGGTTCTGCGACACTTGGATCGCGTTCGATGTTATGTGCAGCACTGCCTCCATTTTGAATCTATGCGCGATATCCCTCGACCGTTACATCCATATCAAGGACCCCCTCAG ATACGGTCGTTGGGTGACCAGGAGAGTGGCGGTCGCCGGGATCATGATCGTGTGGCTGCTCGCAGCACTCATATCCTTTGTACCGATTAGCCTAGGCCTTCACCGGGCAGGAGAAGAAGAAGCCATAGTTTACGATGACGGCCCTGAG GAAAACCCTACGTGCGCCTTAGACCTTACACCCACCTACGCGGTCGTCTCCTCTTCCATATCTTTTTACGTGCCCTGCATCGTAATGCTGGGAATTTATTGCAG GCTCTATTGTTACGCGCAGAAACACGTGAAAAGCATCCGGGCAGTGACGAAGCTGCCGGACACATCAATGGCCAAGAGCTTTCGCGGGAAGAGCACCCGCAACAAGCCGCCGAAACCGCCAACTAAAACGAAGCCGACGAGCCCTTATCACGTGTCCGATCACAAGGCCGCCATCACCGTAGGCGTAATTATGGGTGTTTTCTTAATTTGCTGGGTACCCTTTTTCTGCGTCAACATCGTCGCCGCGTATTGCAAGACCTGCATATCAGTCCGAGCGTTCCAA GTACTCACTTGGCTCGGCTACAGCAACTCGGCCTTCAACCCGATCATCTACAGCATATTTAACACAGAGTTCCGGGAAGCGTTCAAGAGGATCCTGACGAAAGGTGCACGCGCCCGAGGGAACCAACCGTCGACCAGCGAGTGCGGCGAGTTTCGATCGGTGGTGGTGCAGAAACGGAACGGATCCATGATCGAGTGTAACATTAGTCCGAGATCGAGCGCGGACAGCTGTCAG GTCAAATCTAAGAGACAACGGACAcgccaacaaacgaacaacgttTGTCGTTTTAATCGATCGAACGAGACATTCGAAGATTTGCTATGA
- the Dop1 gene encoding dopamine receptor, D1 isoform X2, protein MIDATHSCPAFLCSQNNVTEGEEEDLPEDASSLLSVLLVGFLFLVLIFLSVAGNILVCVAIYTDRGLRRIGNLFLASLAIADLFVGCLVMTFAGVNDLLGYWMFGPRFCDTWIAFDVMCSTASILNLCAISLDRYIHIKDPLRYGRWVTRRVAVAGIMIVWLLAALISFVPISLGLHRAGEEEAIVYDDGPEENPTCALDLTPTYAVVSSSISFYVPCIVMLGIYCRLYCYAQKHVKSIRAVTKLPDTSMAKSFRGKSTRNKPPKPPTKTKPTSPYHVSDHKAAITVGVIMGVFLICWVPFFCVNIVAAYCKTCISVRAFQVLTWLGYSNSAFNPIIYSIFNTEFREAFKRILTKGARARGNQPSTSECGEFRSVVVQKRNGSMIESNLRDNGHANKRTTFVVLIDRTRHSKICYDSSKRGERC, encoded by the exons ATGATCGACGCGACCCACTCATGCCCGGCTTTTCTCTGTTCGCAGAATAATGTGACAgaaggggaagaagaagatcTGCCTGAAGACGCTTCCTCGCTGTTGTCGGTGCTTCTAGTTG GTTTCCTCTTCCTGGTATTGATATTTTTATCCGTCGCGGGCAACATCCTCGTCTGCGTGGCCATTTACACGGACCGTGGGCTACGGAGGATAGGGAATCTGTTCCTCGCGTCCCTCGCGATCGCCGATCTGTTCGTCGGCTGTCTGGTGATGACGTTCGCCGGGGTCAACGATCTCCTCGGATATTGGATGTTCGGCCCGCGGTTCTGCGACACTTGGATCGCGTTCGATGTTATGTGCAGCACTGCCTCCATTTTGAATCTATGCGCGATATCCCTCGACCGTTACATCCATATCAAGGACCCCCTCAG ATACGGTCGTTGGGTGACCAGGAGAGTGGCGGTCGCCGGGATCATGATCGTGTGGCTGCTCGCAGCACTCATATCCTTTGTACCGATTAGCCTAGGCCTTCACCGGGCAGGAGAAGAAGAAGCCATAGTTTACGATGACGGCCCTGAG GAAAACCCTACGTGCGCCTTAGACCTTACACCCACCTACGCGGTCGTCTCCTCTTCCATATCTTTTTACGTGCCCTGCATCGTAATGCTGGGAATTTATTGCAG GCTCTATTGTTACGCGCAGAAACACGTGAAAAGCATCCGGGCAGTGACGAAGCTGCCGGACACATCAATGGCCAAGAGCTTTCGCGGGAAGAGCACCCGCAACAAGCCGCCGAAACCGCCAACTAAAACGAAGCCGACGAGCCCTTATCACGTGTCCGATCACAAGGCCGCCATCACCGTAGGCGTAATTATGGGTGTTTTCTTAATTTGCTGGGTACCCTTTTTCTGCGTCAACATCGTCGCCGCGTATTGCAAGACCTGCATATCAGTCCGAGCGTTCCAA GTACTCACTTGGCTCGGCTACAGCAACTCGGCCTTCAACCCGATCATCTACAGCATATTTAACACAGAGTTCCGGGAAGCGTTCAAGAGGATCCTGACGAAAGGTGCACGCGCCCGAGGGAACCAACCGTCGACCAGCGAGTGCGGCGAGTTTCGATCGGTGGTGGTGCAGAAACGGAACGGATCCATGATCGA GTCAAATCTAAGAGACAACGGACAcgccaacaaacgaacaacgttTGTCGTTTTAATCGATCGAACGAGACATTCGAAGATTTGCTATGATTCGTCGAAACGCGGGGAACGTTGTTGA
- the Dop1 gene encoding dopamine receptor, D1 isoform X3, protein MILPQNNVTEGEEEDLPEDASSLLSVLLVGFLFLVLIFLSVAGNILVCVAIYTDRGLRRIGNLFLASLAIADLFVGCLVMTFAGVNDLLGYWMFGPRFCDTWIAFDVMCSTASILNLCAISLDRYIHIKDPLRYGRWVTRRVAVAGIMIVWLLAALISFVPISLGLHRAGEEEAIVYDDGPEENPTCALDLTPTYAVVSSSISFYVPCIVMLGIYCRLYCYAQKHVKSIRAVTKLPDTSMAKSFRGKSTRNKPPKPPTKTKPTSPYHVSDHKAAITVGVIMGVFLICWVPFFCVNIVAAYCKTCISVRAFQVLTWLGYSNSAFNPIIYSIFNTEFREAFKRILTKGARARGNQPSTSECGEFRSVVVQKRNGSMIECNISPRSSADSCQVKSKRQRTRQQTNNVCRFNRSNETFEDLL, encoded by the exons AATAATGTGACAgaaggggaagaagaagatcTGCCTGAAGACGCTTCCTCGCTGTTGTCGGTGCTTCTAGTTG GTTTCCTCTTCCTGGTATTGATATTTTTATCCGTCGCGGGCAACATCCTCGTCTGCGTGGCCATTTACACGGACCGTGGGCTACGGAGGATAGGGAATCTGTTCCTCGCGTCCCTCGCGATCGCCGATCTGTTCGTCGGCTGTCTGGTGATGACGTTCGCCGGGGTCAACGATCTCCTCGGATATTGGATGTTCGGCCCGCGGTTCTGCGACACTTGGATCGCGTTCGATGTTATGTGCAGCACTGCCTCCATTTTGAATCTATGCGCGATATCCCTCGACCGTTACATCCATATCAAGGACCCCCTCAG ATACGGTCGTTGGGTGACCAGGAGAGTGGCGGTCGCCGGGATCATGATCGTGTGGCTGCTCGCAGCACTCATATCCTTTGTACCGATTAGCCTAGGCCTTCACCGGGCAGGAGAAGAAGAAGCCATAGTTTACGATGACGGCCCTGAG GAAAACCCTACGTGCGCCTTAGACCTTACACCCACCTACGCGGTCGTCTCCTCTTCCATATCTTTTTACGTGCCCTGCATCGTAATGCTGGGAATTTATTGCAG GCTCTATTGTTACGCGCAGAAACACGTGAAAAGCATCCGGGCAGTGACGAAGCTGCCGGACACATCAATGGCCAAGAGCTTTCGCGGGAAGAGCACCCGCAACAAGCCGCCGAAACCGCCAACTAAAACGAAGCCGACGAGCCCTTATCACGTGTCCGATCACAAGGCCGCCATCACCGTAGGCGTAATTATGGGTGTTTTCTTAATTTGCTGGGTACCCTTTTTCTGCGTCAACATCGTCGCCGCGTATTGCAAGACCTGCATATCAGTCCGAGCGTTCCAA GTACTCACTTGGCTCGGCTACAGCAACTCGGCCTTCAACCCGATCATCTACAGCATATTTAACACAGAGTTCCGGGAAGCGTTCAAGAGGATCCTGACGAAAGGTGCACGCGCCCGAGGGAACCAACCGTCGACCAGCGAGTGCGGCGAGTTTCGATCGGTGGTGGTGCAGAAACGGAACGGATCCATGATCGAGTGTAACATTAGTCCGAGATCGAGCGCGGACAGCTGTCAG GTCAAATCTAAGAGACAACGGACAcgccaacaaacgaacaacgttTGTCGTTTTAATCGATCGAACGAGACATTCGAAGATTTGCTATGA
- the MetRS-m gene encoding methionyl-tRNA synthetase, mitochondrial, whose amino-acid sequence MAIPLRNIIWLSSLSTFKKNIRASISSGNKRFIMASSRRLEKVLEDLQKNPYFDKYAEKIAKLQKTSPDQFLQQIEKEEKKLQEKTVSLHGMRSPCSQYLKRFSLFETKPQPSWIHIRKNYFSDHATRNVYITTPIFYVNAGPHIGHLYTALLADSLARFNSMLGHSVFLGTGTDEHGTKVKKAAMNSDMPTSLYCTHISQQYQKMCDTFNVKYSRFIRTTEEQHIKAVHHFWNRLDENGHIYFDKYSGWYSESDEAFIPDAEVIEQKNEAGKSIYLTANSESLVEWVKEETYKFRLTSFQDDLLYWLKNENTVQPAIYHKSLLSWIEQGLQDLSISRPIDRVPWAIPTPSNKSQAVYVWLDALVNYLTSIGYPDNSFKQFWPPTHIVGKDILKFHGVYWPAFLMALGLEPPKRLLCHGHWTVDDRKMSKSKENVISPFDAMSEFTTEGLRYFLLRQAVPHSDANYNAQKIRNILNAELPNTFGNLLQRCLGKTINPSRAIPDPSNYVDTLRTEVARKNIKLLEGIGETAKQYYEEHNLHHVVDAVMDLLHTANQMFNQHQPWRLCKSADSVKEVEAVLSLSLESVRVAALVLHPIIPRSTSNMLDSLEVPTTRRLWRDTTPLHLTNCFDGRHRCVSQNVQLFQRIDKN is encoded by the exons ATGGCAATTCCTTTAAGAAACATAATATGGTTATCGTCGCTgtcaacatttaaaaaaaatattcgtGCGAGCATAAGTAGTGGTAATAAACGATTCATAATGGCGAGCTCTAGGAGACTCGAAAAAGTCTTGGAAGATCTTCAAAAAAATCCTTATTTCGATAAATATGCGGAAAAGATAGCGAAACTTCAGAAGACCAGTCCCGACCAGTTTTTACAGCAAATTGAGAAAGAAGAGAAGAAATTGCAAGAGAAGACAG TTTCATTACATGGAATGAGGTCTCCTTGTAGCCAATATTTAAAGAGGTTTAGTctttttgaaacaaaaccacAACCATCGTGGATTCATAtcagaaaaaattatttttccgaTCATGCGACTAGAAATGTATACATCACTACACCAATATTTTACGTTAACGCTG GGCCACACATTGGGCATCTGTACACTGCACTGTTGGCAGACAGTTTAGCTAGATTCAACTCTATGCTAGGACATTCCGTATTCCTGGGCACTGGCACCGACGAACACGGTACTAAAGTTAAGAAAGCCGCAATGAATTCAGACATGCCGACGTCTTTATATTGTACTCATATTTCTCAACAATACCAAAAAATGTGCGACACGTTCAACGTTAAATATTCACGATTCATTAGGACAACCGAAGAACAACACATAAAAGCGGTTCATCATTTTTGG AATCGTTTAGACGAAAACGGACATATTTACTTCGACAAATATTCCGGCTGGTACAGCGAGTCTGATGAAGCATTTATTCCGGACGCGGAGGTGATAGAACAAAAGAATGAAGCTGGAAAGAGTATTTATTTAACTGCAAACTCGGAGAGTCTCGTGGAGTGGGTGAAAGAAGAAACCTATAAGTTTCGTCTGACTTCTTTCCAAGATGATTTGCTATACTGGCTGAAAAATG AAAATACAGTACAACCGGCGATATACCATAAGAGTTTGCTTAGTTGGATTGAACAAGGTCTACAAGATTTAAGTATTTCTAGACCTATCGACAGAGTGCCTTGGGCCATTCCTACGCCTTCAAATAAGTCCCAAGCAGTGTACGTGTGGTTGGACGCTTTGGTGAATTATTTGACTTCGATAGGATACCCGGACAATTCTTTCAAACAATTTTGGCCGCCAACTCAT ATTGTAGGAAAAGACATACTAAAGTTCCACGGCGTGTACTGGCCAGCGTTTCTGATGGCGCTGGGTCTCGAGCCGCCGAAGAGACTCCTGTGTCACGGGCACTGGACCGTCGACGATCGGAAAATGTCAAAGTCCAAGGAGAACGTGATTTCGCCCTTCGACGCGATGTCAGAGTTCACGACGGAAGGTCTGAGGTACTTCCTCTTGCGACAGGCAGTGCCGCATTCGGATGCAA ACTACAACGCACAGAAGATTCGGAATATTCTGAACGCGGAGCTCCCCAACACTTTTGGGAATCTGTTGCAACGATGTTTGGGCAAGACTATCAACCCTAGCAGAGCGATACCCGACCCGTCGAACTACGTGGACACCTTGAGGACCGAGGTGGCCCGCAAGAACATCAAGCTTTTGGAGGGTATAGGCGAGACCGCTAAGCAGTATTACGAGGAACACAATTTGCACCACGTGGTGGACGCTGTGATGGATTTGTTGCACACTGCCAATCAGATGTTCAACCAACATCAGCCGTGGCGATTGTGCAAGTCAGCGGATTCTGTCAAGGAGGTGGAGGCCGTGCTGTCTCTCAGTTTAGAGAGCGTGCGCGTTGCTGCATTGGTACTGCACCCGATCATACCGAGATCGACCTCGAATATGTTGGACTCGCTCGAGGTACCGACCACTAGACGCTTATGGCGGGACACGACACCGCTTCACCTGACCAACTGCTTCGACGGAAGGCACCGCTGCGTGTCACAGAACGTACAATTGTTTCAGAGAATAGACAAGAATTAA
- the LOC117221125 gene encoding casein kinase I isoform X1, producing MACMSHRLAMSVVKTDFIVGSKYRLVRKIGSGSFGDIYLGINISNGEEVAVKLENMRARHPQLLYESKLYKILHGGVGIPHIRWYGQEREYNVLVMDLLGPSLEDLFTFCSRRFTIKTVLMLADQMIGRIEYVHCKHFIHRDIKPDNFLMGIGRHCNKLFLIDFGLAKKYRDSRTRMHIIYREDKNLTGTARYASINAHLGIEQSRRDDMESLGYVLMYFNRGSLPWQGLKAATKKQKYEKISEKKMSTPVEVLCKGFPAEFAMYLNYTRGLRFEESPDYMYLRQLFRILFRTLNHQYDYTFDWTMLKQKTTLPTTGAGSACSVAVPQVAQGQGQPLGQTTAKANDPSGAR from the exons ATGGCGTGTATGTCCCATCGG TTGGCGATGTCAGTGGTAAAGACTGATTTTATCGTGGGCAGCAAGTACAGGCTGGTGAGGAAGATCGGCTCGGGATCCTTTGGCGACATATACCTCGGTATCAACATCTCTAATGGCGAG GAAGTTGCTGTTAAATTGGAGAACATGCGTGCTCGGCATCCGCAACTCCTATATGAATcgaaattatacaaaattttacATGGAGGTGTAGGAATACCTCACATACGTTG GTATGGACAAGAACGTGAATATAATGTACTTGTTATGGACCTTCTGGGTCCATCCCTCGAGGACCTTTTCACATTCTGTTCGAGAAGGTTCACAATTAAAACAGTTCTAATGTTGGCAGACCAAATGATTGGTAGGATCGAGTATGTTCACTGCAAACATTTTATCCACAGAGATATCAAACCAGATAATTTCTTAATGGGTATTGGTCGTCACTGTAATAAG CTGTTTCTTATTGATTTTGGATTAGCTAAAAAATATAGAGATAGTCGCACAAGAATGCATATAATATACCGAGAAGATAAAAATTTAACGGGCACTGCAAGGTATGCTTCAATCAATGCACATCTTGGAATAGAACAAAGTCGTCGCGACGATATGGAATCCCTTGGTTACGTGCTTATGTATTTCAATCGGGGATCCTTGCCCTGGCAAGGACTTAAAGCTGCTACTAAAAAGCAGAAATACGAGAAAATCAGTGAAAAAAAGATGTCCACGCCTGTGGAAGTTTTATGTAAG gGATTCCCTGCTGAATTTGCAATGTATTTAAATTACACTCGAGGTTTGCGCTTTGAAGAAAGTCCAGATTACATGTACCTACGTCAACTTTTCCGTATACTTTTCCGTACGTTAAATCATCAATATGACTACACGTTTGACTGGACGATGttaaaacaaaaaacaacacttCCTACGACCGGAGCAGGTTCTGCCTGTTCGGTAGCAGTCCCACAGGTTGCTCAAGGGCAAGGGCAACCCCTTGGTCAGACAACTGCTAAAGCCAACGATCCATCAG GGGCACGTTAA
- the LOC117221125 gene encoding casein kinase I isoform X2, whose protein sequence is MSVVKTDFIVGSKYRLVRKIGSGSFGDIYLGINISNGEEVAVKLENMRARHPQLLYESKLYKILHGGVGIPHIRWYGQEREYNVLVMDLLGPSLEDLFTFCSRRFTIKTVLMLADQMIGRIEYVHCKHFIHRDIKPDNFLMGIGRHCNKLFLIDFGLAKKYRDSRTRMHIIYREDKNLTGTARYASINAHLGIEQSRRDDMESLGYVLMYFNRGSLPWQGLKAATKKQKYEKISEKKMSTPVEVLCKGFPAEFAMYLNYTRGLRFEESPDYMYLRQLFRILFRTLNHQYDYTFDWTMLKQKTTLPTTGAGSACSVAVPQVAQGQGQPLGQTTAKANDPSGAR, encoded by the exons ATGTCAGTGGTAAAGACTGATTTTATCGTGGGCAGCAAGTACAGGCTGGTGAGGAAGATCGGCTCGGGATCCTTTGGCGACATATACCTCGGTATCAACATCTCTAATGGCGAG GAAGTTGCTGTTAAATTGGAGAACATGCGTGCTCGGCATCCGCAACTCCTATATGAATcgaaattatacaaaattttacATGGAGGTGTAGGAATACCTCACATACGTTG GTATGGACAAGAACGTGAATATAATGTACTTGTTATGGACCTTCTGGGTCCATCCCTCGAGGACCTTTTCACATTCTGTTCGAGAAGGTTCACAATTAAAACAGTTCTAATGTTGGCAGACCAAATGATTGGTAGGATCGAGTATGTTCACTGCAAACATTTTATCCACAGAGATATCAAACCAGATAATTTCTTAATGGGTATTGGTCGTCACTGTAATAAG CTGTTTCTTATTGATTTTGGATTAGCTAAAAAATATAGAGATAGTCGCACAAGAATGCATATAATATACCGAGAAGATAAAAATTTAACGGGCACTGCAAGGTATGCTTCAATCAATGCACATCTTGGAATAGAACAAAGTCGTCGCGACGATATGGAATCCCTTGGTTACGTGCTTATGTATTTCAATCGGGGATCCTTGCCCTGGCAAGGACTTAAAGCTGCTACTAAAAAGCAGAAATACGAGAAAATCAGTGAAAAAAAGATGTCCACGCCTGTGGAAGTTTTATGTAAG gGATTCCCTGCTGAATTTGCAATGTATTTAAATTACACTCGAGGTTTGCGCTTTGAAGAAAGTCCAGATTACATGTACCTACGTCAACTTTTCCGTATACTTTTCCGTACGTTAAATCATCAATATGACTACACGTTTGACTGGACGATGttaaaacaaaaaacaacacttCCTACGACCGGAGCAGGTTCTGCCTGTTCGGTAGCAGTCCCACAGGTTGCTCAAGGGCAAGGGCAACCCCTTGGTCAGACAACTGCTAAAGCCAACGATCCATCAG GGGCACGTTAA